In Sphingomonas sp. G-3-2-10, a single window of DNA contains:
- a CDS encoding DUF2807 domain-containing protein, producing MRWLASLFLFLLTASAAPDEKTFLVSGFDRVRIDGPFEVEVRTGSTRAVAIGDTKALQRLSLRVDGGTLVVSAGAEGWTQPTGQQIATPRIIVATPALRALLVNGGGRVRAAAMKGARVEIGLNGGGTVTVGAIQTEDLNVTLSGTGAMTLGGTARRARIRSNGAGGIDASGLTAGDATLLWESAGGLRIGVRYTSQIFAMGLGTVQILGTPECRISGNGPVLCQGKVVRR from the coding sequence ATGCGCTGGCTCGCCTCCCTGTTTCTGTTCCTGCTGACGGCGTCGGCCGCGCCGGACGAGAAAACGTTCCTTGTCTCCGGCTTCGACCGCGTCCGCATCGACGGGCCATTCGAAGTCGAAGTCCGGACCGGATCGACCCGCGCGGTCGCGATCGGCGATACCAAGGCGCTTCAGCGGCTGTCGCTGCGCGTCGATGGCGGAACGCTGGTCGTCAGCGCGGGCGCCGAGGGCTGGACGCAGCCGACCGGCCAGCAGATCGCCACGCCCCGGATCATCGTCGCCACCCCTGCCCTGCGCGCCTTGCTGGTCAATGGCGGCGGGCGGGTGCGCGCCGCGGCGATGAAGGGTGCGCGAGTCGAGATCGGACTGAACGGCGGCGGCACGGTGACGGTCGGCGCGATCCAGACCGAGGACCTCAACGTCACGCTGAGCGGCACCGGCGCGATGACGCTGGGCGGCACGGCGCGGCGCGCGCGCATCCGGTCGAACGGCGCGGGCGGGATCGACGCGAGCGGCCTGACCGCCGGAGACGCCACCTTATTGTGGGAAAGCGCCGGCGGCCTCAGGATCGGCGTGCGCTACACCAGCCAGATCTTCGCTATGGGCCTCGGCACGGTGCAGATCCTCGGCACGCCCGAATGCCGGATCAGCGGCA